From Vigna unguiculata cultivar IT97K-499-35 chromosome 5, ASM411807v1, whole genome shotgun sequence, the proteins below share one genomic window:
- the LOC114186346 gene encoding uncharacterized protein LOC114186346 — protein sequence MASCPANSITYNTTLCACAPGHVLQRVNNTCVLFEGNSTIATDTGVDYYALSLPETLFAFDTIKKFTQSQAVFLEATLVMLLSWLVFCLFLRFTKLGDGRNVWFKIRWWISRMDICFATRHWLDDQKVVTKRKTELGGAFSIASWILFIGLFAALLYQIISKRSIEVHNVRATNGPELASFINDMEFNITTVSSMSCANLRNLGNLVTGNPGSIDERVVSLSSLANYTCYNSSTGPTVVFKCINCKVHHDRMYISWQFVDLPNNPAAAVGFEFKLTSIDIAKKHTSFVSGTLKNGSDFNDSPVTFRGNISNILKFNLFPRIYHNLHELKLIQPLFHEFLPGSVSRNTNELRVSLENSADGLINTTLFINFLSDYVVEIDRENILGPVSFLADLGGLYCISIGIFFYLLIQCEYRIKKLRNEDSILRRIRNRRKAQEHWDKLRKYVIYTFGCTALEDKYNSTRKETDCGGCMLHSVRGSGSSNKRRLKSRRDSISLYKKPSLPSNKSVTCKPHESINDSKLHSENMEKQQDVGPCKDPPQSQPQESSIIDGNFIPPPPSLEFKDGSEMDLTDIQKNLKNLYEYNVMLRDKLLATQSLLSSSSSSHTSAVNNEET from the exons ATGGCGTCGTGCCCCGCGAACTCCATCACCTATAACACCACCCTCTGCGCGTGCGCCCCCGGCCACGTGCTCCAGCGTGTGAATAACACATGCGTGCTCTTCGAGGGGAACTCCACCATCGCCACCGACACCGGCGTCGATTACTACGCGCTCAGCTTGCCCGAGACGCTCTTCGCTTTCGACACCATCAAGAAGTTCACGCAGTCGCAGGCTGTGTTCTTGGAAGCCACGCTCGTGATGCTCCTCTCGTGGCTTGTTTTCTGCTTGTTTCTGAGGTTCACGAAGCTTGGTGATGGAAGGAATGTTTGGTTCAAGATCAGGTGGTGGATCAGTAGGATGGATATTTGCTTTGCCACCAGACACTGGCTG GATGATCAGAAAGTGGTCACCAAACGCAAAACAGAACTTGGTGGAGCTTTCTCCATAGCAAGTTGGATACTATTTATTGGATTATTTGCTGC GTTGTTGTACCAGATCATATCAAAGAGATCAATTGAAGTGCACAATGTAAGAGCAACAAATGGACCAGAGTTAGCCTCTTTTATCAATGATATGGAGTTCAATATAACAACTGTGTCTAGTATGAGTTGTGCAAATCTACGGAATCTGGGAAATTTAGTTACTGGGAATCCTGGCTCTATTGATGAAAGAGTCGTTTCTCTGTCTAGTTTAGCAAACTACACTTGTTACAACTCAAGCACAGGACCGACCGTTGTCTTCAAGTGTATAAACTGCAAGGTCCACCATGATCGTATGTATATTTCATGGCAGTTTGTTGATCTCCCCAATAATCCTGCAGCTGCTGTTGGTTTTGAGTTCAAACTCACTTCAATTGATATTGCTAAGAAACATACGAGTTTTGTTAGTGGAACGCTAAAGAATGGAAGTGATTTTAATGATAGCCCGGTTACATTCAGAGGGaacatatcaaatattttgaaattcaatttgttCCCTCGAATATACCATAATTTACATGAGCTAAAGCTCATACAGCCTTTATTTCATGAGTTCCTCCCAGGTTCAGTTTCACGTAATACAAATGAGCTTCGAGTATCCCTTGAAAATTCTGCTGATGGACTGATCAACACTACATTGTTCATCAATTTCCTCTCTGATTATGTTGTGGAAATCGATAGAGAGAATATTTTGGGTCCTG TGAGCTTCCTTGCAGACCTTGGTGGCTTGTATTGTATTAGCATAGGCATCTTTTTCTACCTGTTAATACAG TGTGAGTATAGGATAAAGAAGCTCAGAAATGAAGACAGCATTTTGAGGAGAATCAGAAATCGGCGCAAGGCTCAAGAGCATTGGGACAAA CTGAGAAAATATGTGATCTACACATTTGGCTGTACTGCACTGGAGGACAAGTATAATAGCACCAGAAAGGAAACAGATTGTGGTGGATGTATGTTGCATTCAGTTCGTGGTAGTGGCTCATCAAATAAACGAAGGCTGAAAAGCAGAAGAGATTCTATAAGTTTGTACAAGAAACCTAGTTTACCTTCAAACAAG TCAGTGACCTGCAAACCGCATGAATCCATAAACGATTCAAAACTGCATTCTGAAAATATGGAAAAGCAGCAGGATGTTGGTCCATGCAAGGATCCCCCGCAATCTCAACCTCAAGAATCTTCTATTATTGATGGCAACTTCATTCCTCCTCCACCTTCACTAG AATTTAAGGATGGCTCTGAAATGGACTTGACCGATATTCAGAAgaatctaaaaaatttatacgAGTATAATGTCATGCTAAGGGACAAATTATTAGCTACACAATCTCTTCTCAGTTCTTCTTCATCCAGCCACACTTCTGCAGTAAATAACGAGGAAACTTGA
- the LOC114183610 gene encoding ALBINO3-like protein 2, chloroplastic — MATTAVLFSRLRQARSFSSFALLSLPRVLSSHCPSPLSVPALPSSPTLGFLDAFHTRAFSTRSSDERNLGLDSFVVDSQVNAELLKAIADISGGSEEDAVFPVRVLISLFDSFHELSGFPWWLTIVSSTLALRIAILFPLVLTLHKLKTIGEFFPKLPPPFPPPFSGKSYIRQFLFFQKKRKASGCPSYFWPLIPFIVQVPCFFLWMISIRKMSLNGHPGFDCGGALWFQNLSELSHGYSGFIFPFLIAGLHYINVQISFGKPVVAETRNIFELLAKYYKRYLDFLTVPLAFVGFCIPQGSQLYWVTNSSFTLVQQITLRNPAVLATLGLREKNSQKVAIEKIGASKTAPSPGIQDNIPTEAFSAEKSPLNSPEKWHRIPIDEMSPKELTALAVPFLSSNDKESAIPLLKLALDKDPEYVRALVLMGRILLLKHANEEAIEYFERAISKLSFTGYPTDAEELDLLILSSQWAGVACERQGKRNEGRTHFERIANMEEPEDPTSKGYYFDGLLLLASTLFDAGQKAEAAKYLRLVVVHRPAYKKFLDQCEQDDDIASDLARRRDY, encoded by the exons ATGGCGACCACGGCGGTTCTCTTTTCTCGCCTCCGCCAAGCGCGGTCGTTCTCCTCCTTCGCCCTACTATCTCTGCCACGCGTCCTATCCTCTCATTGTCCTTCTCCACTCTCCGTTCCCGCCCTACCTTCCTCTCCAACCCTGGGATTCCTCGACGCGTTCCACACACGCGCTTTTTCCACTCGCTCTTCCGATGAGCGCAATTTGGGGTTGGACTCGTTCGTTGTCGACTCGCAGGTTAATGCTGAGCTTCTGAAAGCGATCGCCGATATCAGTGGCGGCAGTGAAGAAGACGCCGTTTTCCCCGTTCGCGTGCTGATTTCGCTGTTCGACTCGTTCCATGAGCTTTCTGGATTTCCGTG GTGGTTAACTATAGTTTCCTCTACTCTAGCTCTCAGAATTGCTATTCTTTTTCCTCTGGTCTTAACACTTCACAAGCTGAAAACGATCGGAGAGTTTTTTCCTAAAT TGCCTCCTCCGTTCCCACCACCTTTCTCAGGAAAGAGTTATATCCGTCAGTTTCTGTTCTTCCAGAAGAAGAGAAAAGCTAGTGGATGCCCCTCTTATTTCTGGCCACTGATACCATTCATTGTACAG GTTCCGTGCTTTTTCCTGTGGATGATTAGCATAAGGAAGATGTCACTGAATGGTCACCCTGGTTTTGATTGC GGTGGTGCTCTATGGTTCCAGAATTTATCAGAACTCTCTCACGGTTATTCAGGGTTCATCTTTCCTTTCCTGATTGCTGGTttgcactacatcaatgttcAG ATATCCTTTGGGAAACCTGTGGTTGCAGAGACAAGGAATATTTTTGAGTTATTAGCCAAA TATTATAAGCGGTACTTGGACTTTCTAACAGTGCCTTTAGCTTTTGTGGGCTTTTGCATTCCTCAG GGGAGCCAGCTCTATTGGGTTACCAATAGCTCATTTACCCTCGTTCAG CAAATAACCCTGAGAAATCCTGCTGTCCTTGCAACGTTGGGGTTACGAGAGAAGAATAGTCAAAAGGTAGCTATTGAGAAAATTGGTGCTTCTAAAACGGCTCCTTCACCAGGGATACAAGATAATATTCCAACAGAAGCTTTTTCTGCAGAAAAAAGTCCTCTGAATTCACCTGAAAAGTGGCATAGAATACCTATAGATGAGATGTCCCCTAAAGAACTGACTGCT CTTGCTGTCCCATTTCTATCCAGTAATGATAAAGAAAGTGCAATTCCCTTACTAAA ACTAGCCCTTGATAAGGACCCTGAATATGTTCGAGCTTTAGTTTTGATGGGACGGATTCTATTGTTGAAGCATGCAAATGAGGAGGCTATTGAGTACTTTGAGCGTGCAATTTCAAAA CTTTCTTTTACTGGATATCCAACTGATGCGGAAGAACTGGACCTTTTGATTCTTTCATCCCAATGGGCTGGAGTTGCTTGTGAACGACAG GGCAAGAGGAATGAAGGACGGACACACTTTGAAAGAATAGCAAATATGGAGGAGCCAGAAGATCCAACAAGCAAAGGCTATTATTTCGATGGGTTACTGTTGCTTGCCAG CACTCTATTTGATGCGGGCCAAAAGGCCGAAGCTGCGAAGTACCTACGTCTTGTTGTTGTTCATAGACCTGCTTATAAAAAATTCTTGGACCAGTGTGAACAAGATGATGATATTGCGAGCGATCTTGCCCGTAGAAGAGAttactaa